One genomic region from Marinobacter szutsaonensis encodes:
- the erpA gene encoding iron-sulfur cluster insertion protein ErpA, with translation MATPLFFSDSAVAKVRELIEEEGNPDLKLRVFVTGGGCSGFQYGFSFDESQEEDDTVIERDGVVLLVDSMSYQYLIGATIEYQEGLQGSQFVVQNPNATSTCGCGSSFSI, from the coding sequence ATGGCTACCCCACTGTTTTTCAGTGACAGTGCCGTTGCCAAGGTACGTGAGTTGATTGAGGAGGAGGGCAACCCCGATCTTAAGCTACGCGTCTTTGTCACCGGTGGCGGCTGTTCCGGATTCCAGTATGGCTTTTCTTTCGACGAGAGTCAGGAAGAGGACGATACAGTTATCGAGCGTGACGGGGTTGTTCTGCTGGTGGACTCGATGAGCTACCAGTATCTGATTGGTGCGACCATCGAGTACCAGGAAGGTTTGCAGGGCTCCCAGTTTGTAGTGCAGAACCCAAACGCCACTTCAACCTGCGGCTGCGGCAGCTCCTTTTCGATCTGA